The uncultured Cohaesibacter sp. genomic sequence CTGCTCATCATAGGATTTCAGCTGACGCTCGATAGCCTGCAAATAGAGAATAATTGCGGTCAGCGGCTGGTTGAGTTCGTGGGCAACGGTTGCCCCCATCTCGTCCATCGCATTGATCCGGGTGAGCTGGTTGAGCTCGGTCTGCAAGTTGCGCAAATGCTCTTCGGCCTGCTTGCGACCACGCAAATCGCGCATCACGCCGATAAACTGCTTACCATCCTCCGTATCTGCAACACCAACGGAGAGATCAAACGGAAATGAGGTCCCATCCTTGTGACGACCGACCACTTCACGCCCGATACCGATGATCGAATGCTCACCCGTGCGCAAATAGCGCCCAACCCAGCCATCATGATGCTTGGCATATTGTTCCGGCATCAGGATATCAACGGATTTTCCGATCACCTCATCTGCGCTATATCCAAACATGACTTCTGAAGCCTTGTTAAACAGGAGAATGCGGGACTGTTCATCAATAAGGCACACCGAGTCTGCCGCCACATCCAGCAAGGATGTGAGGCGCGAATCAAGTTCGCCGATTGGTCGGAACGGACGCTCGGGCCTGTCATAGGCTCGTGTTTGCATCCGTTTAGGGCCGTTAATGGTCACAGATCCGTTCATTCTTTCTTCTTCTGTTAACAAGCGTCTGACCTGAAAAGGAAGACCTGCTGATTATACGTGTTTTTCCTAGGAATTGCACATTTTACCGGTTTAGCCATTTGTTCAGTCGGTAAATTGCCTGATCCAATCTGTCCGGATTTGTCGCGAAACATAGTCGCATAAATGCGGACCCGCTTTGACCAAACGCAAACCCGGGCGCCAAACCAACATTTGCTTCATCAACAAGGCGTTTTGCAATGATGGAAGCATCTTCCTCCCCTTCCAGCCCGAAAAAGAAGTAGAAACTGCCCAAAGGCGGCGCAAAGCGCACGGCATTGTGACCCTGAAAGGCCGAGATAACCTTCTCGCGTCCCGAGCGGGCCCGTTCGATTTGCTCTGCAATAAACAATTCACCTTTATTGAGTGCAACGCTCGCAGCCTTCTGCATGAAGGGCGCCACGCCGGACGTGGAACATTGGGTCAGATTGCCAATGGTCGGGATCAGGGAGACCGGAGCCGCAAGCCAGCCAACGCGCCAACCGGTCATGGCCCAGTTTTTTGACATGCTGTTCACATACAGAATCTTGTCGTCATCCTCTGCGATCTCATAAAAGGATGGTGCTGTTTCACGATCACCGCCGAAATAGAAGCGTGTGTAGATTTCGTCAGCGATGATCCAGATATCTCGTTCCCGGGCAAATTCCAGAATGGCTTTCAACTCATCAAGGGTCGCCACCCAGCCTGTCGGGTTGTTCGGGGTATTGATGAACAGGGCTCTGGTCTTTTCCGTGCAGGCATCAAACAGCTCGTCGATATCCAGCTTCCAGCCTTCGGGGTGGAAATGCAGCGGCAGATC encodes the following:
- a CDS encoding pyridoxal phosphate-dependent aminotransferase; protein product: MTNPVPAPSSSPINVDLLAHLSPEARNAPDSGITGIRSYAAGREDVIPLWIGEGALPTPDFICKAAEDALKAGDTFYTYDNGIPELREAIAGYHERLYGRPFDANRFSVTGSGMQAIQLAVRMVMSAGEELIVPSPAWPNIGSAVLVAGGKPVDLPLHFHPEGWKLDIDELFDACTEKTRALFINTPNNPTGWVATLDELKAILEFARERDIWIIADEIYTRFYFGGDRETAPSFYEIAEDDDKILYVNSMSKNWAMTGWRVGWLAAPVSLIPTIGNLTQCSTSGVAPFMQKAASVALNKGELFIAEQIERARSGREKVISAFQGHNAVRFAPPLGSFYFFFGLEGEEDASIIAKRLVDEANVGLAPGFAFGQSGSAFMRLCFATNPDRLDQAIYRLNKWLNR